In Halopseudomonas xinjiangensis, a single genomic region encodes these proteins:
- the prpF gene encoding 2-methylaconitate cis-trans isomerase PrpF: MPHVPQIRIPATYMRGGTSKGVFFRLEDLPERARVPGEARDRLLMRVIGSPDPYAKQIDGMGGATSSTSKTVIVSRSSQADHDVDYLFGQVSIDSEFVDWSGNCGNLSSAVGSFAVAAGMIDAERIPENGIVTVRIWQANIRKTIIAHVPITHGEVQETGDFELDGVTFPAAEVEIEFLDPADEGEGGGSMFPTGNLIDNLEVPGVGTLKATMINAGIPTIFVNAEDIGYSGAEMQEAINGDPAALKRFETIRAHGAVRMGLFKHVDEALKRQHTPKVAFVAPPVDYVSSSGKQVLASEVDLLVRAMSMGKLHHAMMGTAAVAIGTAAAIPGTLVNLASGGSERTSVRFGHPSGTLRVGAEATRKGGEWSVTKAIMSRSARVLMEGWVRVPADSF, from the coding sequence ATGCCACATGTACCGCAAATTCGGATTCCCGCTACCTATATGCGCGGCGGCACCAGCAAAGGGGTGTTCTTCCGCCTGGAAGACCTGCCCGAGCGAGCCCGGGTGCCGGGCGAAGCGCGTGACAGATTGCTCATGCGCGTTATCGGCAGTCCGGACCCTTATGCCAAACAGATCGACGGCATGGGGGGCGCGACCTCGAGCACGAGCAAAACGGTCATCGTAAGTCGCAGCAGCCAGGCGGACCATGACGTTGATTACCTGTTCGGTCAGGTCTCCATCGACAGTGAGTTCGTCGACTGGAGTGGCAACTGCGGAAATCTGTCGTCAGCGGTCGGCTCGTTTGCCGTAGCGGCAGGCATGATCGATGCCGAGCGTATTCCGGAGAACGGCATCGTCACCGTGCGTATCTGGCAGGCAAACATTCGCAAGACGATCATCGCGCATGTACCGATCACCCATGGCGAAGTGCAGGAGACCGGTGATTTCGAACTCGACGGCGTGACCTTTCCGGCTGCCGAGGTCGAGATCGAATTTCTCGATCCGGCCGACGAAGGCGAGGGCGGCGGTTCGATGTTCCCCACGGGCAATCTGATCGACAATCTCGAAGTGCCCGGTGTCGGCACGCTGAAAGCGACCATGATTAACGCTGGAATCCCGACGATCTTCGTCAACGCAGAAGATATTGGCTACAGCGGCGCCGAAATGCAGGAAGCGATCAACGGTGATCCTGCCGCGCTAAAGCGCTTCGAGACCATTCGCGCTCACGGCGCGGTGCGCATGGGGCTGTTCAAGCACGTCGATGAAGCGCTCAAGCGTCAGCACACGCCGAAGGTCGCCTTTGTGGCGCCTCCGGTCGACTATGTGTCCTCCAGCGGCAAGCAGGTGCTGGCCTCGGAAGTCGATTTGCTGGTTCGCGCGATGTCCATGGGCAAGCTGCATCATGCCATGATGGGCACGGCAGCGGTCGCCATTGGTACAGCAGCAGCGATCCCGGGCACGCTGGTCAACCTCGCCTCAGGAGGTAGTGAGCGCACGTCGGTGCGTTTCGGGCATCCGTCGGGCACCTTGCGTGTAGGCGCCGAGGCGACGCGTAAAGGCGGCGAGTGGTCCGTCACCAAGGCGATCATGAGTCGCAGCGCGCGTGTCCTCATGGAAGGCTGGGTGAGAGTTCCTGCGGATTCGTTCTAA